Proteins encoded within one genomic window of Gloeobacter kilaueensis JS1:
- a CDS encoding ferredoxin--nitrite reductase yields the protein MANPIEKIKEEKPGLAVRAELDELARLGWEAVSKGDLERLKWIGWFFRKKTPGRWMVRLRVPGGILTTSQIRVVAGILAAFSDVQQCDITTRQNIELRGLCLEDSPEIQRRLEAVGLSTVQSGMDNVRNVVGSPVAGLDPHELIDVRPLVQQIQDAITAGGEGSFEFSNLPRKFNISITGDRENSAHAEINDIGFLPACREGQLGFNVLVGGVLNSQRATPALPLDCFVLPDQVVPLCLAILRVYSDYGPREARTRARMIYLIEDWGIEKFRAEVEAAAGFLLTPAASEEFIDFARRDHIGVWPQKQPGFFFVGLHVPIGRLYAPQLAELARLAEQYGEQEVRLTVEQSLLIPHVRAEQLESLLAEPLLQVFSPEPDPLLRGLVSCTGAQFCNLAIIETKERALKLAHVLASELELPRPVRIHWSGCPNSCGQPQIGDIGLIGTRTKVGGQSVDAVHILMGGRVGADARLGEVVQENVPCDELASVLKGLLIEHFGAEERYPPALAS from the coding sequence GTGGCAAACCCGATCGAAAAGATCAAAGAAGAAAAGCCGGGGCTGGCGGTCAGGGCAGAGCTGGACGAGTTGGCCCGCCTCGGTTGGGAAGCGGTGAGCAAGGGGGATCTCGAACGGCTCAAGTGGATCGGCTGGTTTTTTCGCAAGAAGACCCCTGGCCGCTGGATGGTGCGCCTGCGGGTGCCGGGGGGAATTCTCACTACTTCTCAGATTCGGGTAGTAGCAGGGATTCTCGCCGCATTTTCGGACGTACAGCAGTGCGACATCACCACCCGCCAGAATATCGAGTTGCGCGGCCTGTGCCTGGAGGATAGCCCTGAGATCCAGCGGCGGCTGGAGGCGGTGGGGCTGAGCACGGTGCAGTCGGGCATGGACAACGTGCGCAACGTCGTCGGCTCACCCGTAGCCGGGCTCGATCCCCACGAACTTATCGACGTGCGGCCCCTGGTGCAGCAGATTCAAGATGCGATCACAGCTGGCGGCGAGGGCAGCTTCGAGTTCAGCAACCTGCCGCGCAAGTTCAACATCTCGATCACCGGCGATCGCGAAAATTCGGCCCACGCCGAGATCAACGACATCGGTTTTCTACCGGCCTGCCGGGAGGGCCAGTTGGGCTTCAACGTGCTGGTAGGGGGCGTGCTCAACTCCCAGCGCGCCACCCCGGCCTTGCCCCTCGACTGCTTCGTGCTGCCCGATCAGGTGGTGCCGCTGTGTCTGGCGATTCTCAGGGTCTACAGCGACTACGGTCCCCGCGAGGCGCGCACCCGCGCCCGGATGATCTATCTCATCGAAGATTGGGGAATCGAAAAATTTCGCGCCGAGGTGGAGGCGGCGGCAGGTTTCTTGCTCACTCCGGCGGCCAGCGAAGAATTTATCGACTTTGCCAGGCGCGATCACATCGGCGTCTGGCCCCAGAAGCAACCGGGGTTCTTCTTTGTCGGCCTGCACGTGCCGATCGGGCGGCTCTACGCTCCCCAGCTTGCCGAGCTGGCCCGCCTCGCCGAGCAGTATGGCGAGCAGGAAGTGCGCCTCACCGTCGAGCAGAGCCTGCTCATCCCCCACGTCCGGGCGGAGCAACTGGAATCGCTGCTGGCCGAGCCACTGCTACAAGTTTTCTCCCCCGAGCCGGACCCGCTCCTGAGGGGCCTCGTTTCCTGCACCGGTGCCCAGTTCTGCAATCTGGCGATTATCGAGACCAAGGAGCGGGCGCTGAAGCTGGCCCATGTGCTTGCAAGCGAACTGGAACTGCCCCGGCCCGTGCGCATCCACTGGTCAGGGTGTCCCAATTCCTGCGGCCAGCCGCAGATTGGCGACATTGGCCTGATTGGCACCAGGACAAAAGTCGGTGGCCAGAGCGTCGATGCGGTACACATCCTGATGGGGGGCCGGGTCGGGGCTGATGCCCGCCTGGGGGAGGTGGTACAGGAGAACGTGCCCTGCGACGAGCTGGCCAGTGTCCTCAAGGGTCTACTGATCGAGCACTTTGGAGCCGAGGAGCGCTACCCTCCGGCCCTGGCAAGCTGA
- a CDS encoding argininosuccinate synthase, which translates to MRAKKVVLAYSGGVDTSVCIPYLKHEWGVEQVVALAADLGQGEDLEAVRQKALASGADQAIVQDARDQFVFDYAFAALQANALYEGRYPLATALARPLIARLLVQCAHAVGADGVAHGCTGKGNDQVRFDVSIAALDPRLKVLAPAREWGMSREETIAYGERYGIPAPVKKKSPYSIDFNLLGRSIECGILEDPWAEPPEEVYAMTRPINQTPEEPTYVEIDFERGIPVSLDANPLEPVKLVSELNRLAGDNGVGRIDMVENRLVGIKSREIYECPAGVVLVLAHQALEALTLPREVTNYKRGIEDTYAQLVYNGLWYSPLRGALDSFIDFTQKRVSGTIRVRLHRGTATVVGRRSTYSLYDPDLATYSEGDSFDHRAAEGFIYVWGLPTRVWARLDNP; encoded by the coding sequence ATGCGGGCGAAAAAAGTGGTGCTTGCCTACTCGGGCGGTGTGGATACGAGCGTGTGTATTCCTTATCTCAAGCACGAGTGGGGCGTCGAGCAGGTGGTGGCTCTGGCGGCGGATCTGGGCCAGGGCGAAGATCTCGAGGCGGTGCGCCAAAAAGCGCTCGCCTCCGGCGCGGATCAGGCGATCGTTCAGGACGCCCGCGATCAGTTCGTCTTCGACTACGCCTTTGCCGCCCTGCAGGCCAACGCCCTCTACGAGGGGCGCTATCCGCTGGCCACGGCCCTCGCCCGGCCATTGATTGCCCGCCTGCTCGTGCAGTGCGCCCACGCCGTCGGCGCGGACGGCGTCGCCCACGGCTGCACCGGCAAGGGCAACGACCAGGTGCGCTTCGACGTGTCGATCGCCGCCCTCGATCCCAGGCTCAAGGTGCTCGCTCCAGCGCGGGAGTGGGGCATGTCGCGGGAGGAGACGATCGCCTACGGCGAGCGCTACGGCATTCCGGCCCCGGTCAAGAAAAAATCGCCCTACTCGATCGACTTCAACCTGCTCGGGCGCTCGATCGAGTGCGGCATCCTCGAAGATCCGTGGGCTGAGCCGCCGGAGGAAGTCTACGCGATGACCCGGCCCATCAACCAGACGCCGGAGGAACCCACCTACGTAGAGATCGACTTCGAGCGCGGCATCCCGGTCAGCCTCGATGCCAACCCGCTGGAGCCGGTGAAGCTGGTGAGCGAACTCAACCGCCTGGCGGGCGATAACGGCGTCGGTCGCATCGACATGGTCGAAAATCGGCTGGTAGGGATCAAATCCCGCGAGATCTACGAGTGCCCGGCGGGCGTCGTGCTCGTCCTCGCCCACCAGGCGCTGGAAGCACTCACCCTGCCTCGGGAGGTGACAAACTACAAGCGCGGCATCGAGGACACCTACGCCCAACTGGTCTACAACGGCCTCTGGTACAGTCCGCTGCGCGGTGCCCTCGACAGCTTCATCGACTTTACCCAGAAGCGGGTGAGCGGCACGATCCGGGTGCGGCTGCACCGGGGGACCGCCACCGTCGTCGGTCGCAGGAGCACCTACTCGCTCTACGACCCGGACCTGGCCACCTACTCCGAGGGTGACAGCTTCGATCACCGGGCTGCCGAGGGCTTTATCTACGTCTGGGGACTGCCCACCCGCGTCTGGGCCAGGCTGGACAATCCGTAG
- the psaA gene encoding photosystem I core protein PsaA: MSTTPQEREKPVRVLVDNDPVPTSTEKWGKPGWFERNLARGPKTTTWIWDLHALAHDFETHTSDKEEISRKIFSAHFGHLAVVTVWLSGMFFHGANFSNFNAWMLDPLKLKPSAQFAWPVFGQEILNDPGTAAKGFEHGGLVLTSGLFHLWRAVGFTTTGQLQVMSFGLLALAAIFLFAGWFHYHKRAPKLEWFQNVESMLNHHLAGLIGLGSLFWTGHLIHVALPVKAQLDAGIAPDQVNPFLGLDYAAMGKYFPSGFGPNGGLGAFFTLNWGQFKDFLTFKGGLEPATGALWLTDIAHHHLALAVLFIVAGHMYRTNWGIGHSIKEMLEAHKGPLTGEGHKGLYEILTTSWHAQLAINLAIVGSITIIVAHHMYAMNPYPYMGVDYATQISLFTHHMWIGGFLIVGAGAHAAIFMVRDYDPVQNQNNLLDRTLRHRDAIISHLNWVCLFLGFHSFGLYVHNDTMQALGRPKDMFADFAIPLQPVFAQWVQGIHTAAVNGLTGAPGGVTAPWVTDTSYTWYGSLLPTAGAAAIQANQVLALANGKIAASPIHLGTADFIVHHIFALCIHVTVLILLKGVLFARSSRLIPDKANLGFRFPCDGPGRGGTCQSSAWDHVFLGLFWMYNTISVVIFYFSWKMQSDVWGTVADGKVSHIIGNTDVLLGADQTITLSQFAASAVNINGWLRDFLWAQASAVINSYGGPLSAYGLLFLGAHFIWAFSLMFLFSGRGYWQELIESIVWAHNKLKVAPAIQPRALSITQGRAVGVAHYLLGGIVTTWAFFLARFLALP; this comes from the coding sequence ATGTCTACAACGCCGCAGGAGCGAGAGAAGCCCGTAAGGGTTCTCGTAGACAACGACCCGGTACCTACCTCCACCGAAAAGTGGGGCAAGCCGGGTTGGTTCGAGCGGAACCTGGCTCGCGGACCCAAGACAACCACCTGGATCTGGGATCTGCATGCTCTTGCTCACGACTTTGAAACCCACACCTCCGACAAGGAGGAAATTTCCCGCAAGATCTTCTCGGCTCACTTTGGCCACCTGGCGGTGGTCACTGTGTGGCTGAGCGGCATGTTCTTCCACGGTGCGAACTTCTCCAACTTCAACGCCTGGATGCTCGATCCGCTCAAGCTCAAGCCCAGTGCCCAGTTTGCCTGGCCGGTCTTCGGTCAGGAGATCCTCAACGATCCGGGCACGGCGGCAAAAGGCTTCGAGCACGGCGGTCTGGTGTTGACCTCGGGGCTGTTTCACCTGTGGCGGGCGGTCGGCTTTACGACCACCGGCCAGTTGCAGGTCATGTCTTTTGGCCTTCTGGCCCTTGCGGCGATTTTCCTGTTTGCCGGTTGGTTCCACTACCACAAGCGCGCCCCCAAGCTCGAGTGGTTCCAGAACGTCGAGTCGATGCTCAACCACCATCTGGCGGGGCTCATCGGTCTTGGTTCGCTCTTTTGGACCGGCCACTTGATCCATGTCGCGCTGCCGGTCAAGGCCCAACTCGACGCCGGTATCGCCCCGGATCAGGTCAATCCCTTTTTGGGGCTCGACTACGCGGCGATGGGCAAGTACTTCCCGAGCGGCTTTGGACCCAACGGCGGCTTAGGGGCGTTCTTTACCCTCAACTGGGGCCAGTTCAAGGACTTTTTGACCTTCAAGGGCGGCCTTGAACCGGCAACCGGTGCCCTCTGGCTCACCGACATCGCCCACCACCATCTGGCGCTGGCGGTGCTGTTTATCGTCGCCGGGCACATGTACCGGACCAACTGGGGCATCGGCCACTCAATTAAAGAGATGCTCGAAGCCCACAAGGGTCCGCTCACCGGCGAAGGGCACAAAGGTCTCTACGAGATCTTGACCACTTCCTGGCACGCCCAGCTGGCGATCAACCTGGCGATCGTCGGTTCGATCACGATCATCGTCGCCCACCACATGTACGCGATGAATCCCTATCCGTACATGGGCGTCGATTACGCCACCCAGATCTCGCTGTTTACCCACCACATGTGGATTGGCGGCTTCTTGATCGTGGGGGCGGGGGCGCACGCGGCGATCTTCATGGTCCGCGACTACGACCCGGTGCAGAACCAGAACAACCTGCTCGATCGCACCCTGCGCCACCGCGATGCGATCATCTCGCACCTCAACTGGGTCTGCCTGTTCCTGGGCTTCCACTCGTTCGGACTCTACGTCCACAACGACACGATGCAGGCGCTGGGCCGTCCAAAAGACATGTTCGCCGACTTTGCCATTCCCCTGCAGCCGGTCTTCGCCCAGTGGGTGCAGGGCATCCACACGGCGGCAGTCAATGGCCTCACCGGCGCGCCGGGCGGTGTCACTGCTCCCTGGGTCACAGATACCAGCTACACCTGGTACGGCAGCCTGCTGCCCACCGCCGGTGCAGCGGCGATCCAGGCCAATCAGGTGCTGGCCCTCGCCAACGGCAAGATCGCCGCATCTCCGATTCACCTGGGCACGGCGGACTTTATCGTCCACCACATCTTTGCCCTGTGCATCCACGTCACGGTGCTCATCTTGCTCAAGGGCGTGCTCTTTGCCCGCTCCTCGCGCCTCATCCCCGACAAGGCCAACCTCGGTTTCCGCTTTCCCTGTGACGGCCCTGGCCGGGGCGGCACCTGCCAGTCCTCCGCCTGGGACCACGTCTTCCTTGGGCTCTTCTGGATGTACAACACCATCTCGGTGGTGATCTTCTACTTCAGCTGGAAGATGCAGTCGGATGTCTGGGGGACGGTCGCCGACGGTAAGGTCTCCCACATCATCGGCAATACCGACGTGTTGCTCGGTGCCGACCAGACGATCACCCTGTCGCAGTTTGCGGCGAGTGCGGTCAACATCAACGGCTGGCTGCGCGACTTTTTGTGGGCGCAGGCTTCGGCGGTAATCAACTCCTACGGGGGACCGCTCTCAGCCTACGGCCTGCTGTTTTTGGGTGCGCACTTTATCTGGGCCTTCTCGCTGATGTTCTTGTTCAGTGGTCGCGGCTACTGGCAGGAACTCATCGAGTCGATTGTCTGGGCGCACAACAAGCTCAAGGTAGCCCCCGCCATTCAGCCTCGCGCTCTGAGCATCACCCAGGGCCGGGCGGTCGGTGTGGCCCACTACCTGCTGGGAGGGATCGTCACCACGTGGGCGTTCTTCCTGGCGCGATTCCTGGCCTTGCCATAG
- the psaB gene encoding photosystem I core protein PsaB, producing MATRFPKFSQDLAQDPTTRRIWYGIATAHDFESHDGMTEEALYQKLFATHFGHLAIIFLWSSGNLFHIAWQGNFEQWVANPTTVIPIAHAIWDPHFGAGAVKAFTPDGGAGPVNAAYSGLYYLYYTLGMRFNSDLYEGSIFLMILATIFLLAGWLHLQPRFRPSLAWFKNAESRLNHHLAGLFGVSSLAFAGHMIHVAIPAARGVRVDWSNFLSVKPHPEGLAPFFTGQWGHYSDPQYGPPILTFIGGLNPATHTLWLTDIAHHHLAIAVIFIIAGHMYRTNFGIGHSIKEILDAHKGPLTGEGHRGLYDTINNSLHFQLGLALASLGVITSLVAQHTYALPAYLYMPQDHTTMAALYTHHQYIAGFLMVGAFAHGAIFFVRDYDPKANENNVLARMLEHKEALISHLSWVSLFLGFHTLGLYVHNDVMQAFGRPEDQILIEPVFAQFVQVQSGKIIEGIPALFGGIGVTAPNLVANAGWLQSLNANGSPIFLPIGPGDFLVHHAIALGLHTTTLILVKGALDARGSKLMPDKKDFGFAFPCDGPGRGGTCDISAWDSFYLAMFWMLNTIGWVTFYWHWKWISIWGDNISQFNNSSTYLMGWLRDYLWANSAPLIGGYTPAAGTNAISVWAWMFLFGHLVWATGFMFLISWRGYWQELIETLVWAHERTPLANLVRWKDKPVAMSIVQGRLVGLAHFTVGYILTYAAFLIASTASLYPR from the coding sequence ATGGCAACACGTTTTCCAAAATTCAGCCAGGACCTTGCACAGGACCCGACCACACGTCGCATCTGGTACGGCATCGCCACCGCCCACGACTTTGAAAGTCACGATGGGATGACGGAGGAGGCGCTCTACCAGAAGCTGTTCGCCACCCACTTTGGACACCTGGCGATCATCTTCTTGTGGTCCTCGGGCAACCTGTTCCACATCGCCTGGCAGGGCAACTTCGAGCAGTGGGTAGCCAACCCCACCACCGTCATTCCGATCGCCCACGCGATCTGGGATCCGCACTTCGGTGCCGGTGCGGTCAAAGCCTTTACCCCCGACGGGGGGGCCGGACCGGTCAACGCCGCCTACTCGGGGCTGTACTACCTCTACTACACCCTCGGGATGCGCTTCAATTCGGACCTCTACGAAGGTTCGATCTTCTTGATGATCCTGGCGACGATCTTCTTGCTCGCGGGCTGGCTGCACCTGCAGCCGCGCTTCCGCCCGTCGCTGGCCTGGTTCAAAAACGCCGAGTCGCGCCTCAACCACCACCTGGCGGGCCTGTTTGGCGTCTCGAGCCTCGCCTTCGCCGGTCACATGATCCACGTCGCCATCCCCGCCGCGCGCGGTGTGCGGGTCGATTGGAGCAACTTCCTCTCTGTCAAGCCGCACCCTGAGGGGCTCGCCCCCTTCTTTACCGGCCAGTGGGGGCACTACTCCGACCCGCAGTATGGTCCGCCGATTCTCACCTTTATCGGTGGGCTCAACCCGGCCACCCATACGCTCTGGCTCACCGACATCGCCCACCACCACCTGGCTATCGCCGTGATCTTTATCATTGCGGGCCACATGTACCGGACCAACTTCGGCATCGGCCACTCGATCAAAGAGATCCTCGATGCCCACAAGGGACCGCTTACGGGTGAGGGGCACCGGGGCCTCTACGACACGATCAACAACTCGCTGCACTTCCAGCTCGGTCTGGCCCTCGCCTCTCTGGGTGTCATCACCTCGCTGGTCGCTCAGCACACCTACGCCCTGCCGGCCTATCTCTATATGCCGCAGGACCACACGACGATGGCGGCCCTGTACACCCACCACCAGTACATCGCTGGTTTCTTGATGGTCGGGGCCTTTGCCCACGGGGCGATCTTCTTTGTGCGCGACTACGATCCGAAGGCCAACGAAAACAACGTCCTGGCCCGGATGCTCGAGCACAAGGAAGCGTTAATTTCGCACCTGAGCTGGGTGAGCCTGTTTTTGGGCTTCCACACCCTGGGTCTTTACGTCCACAACGACGTGATGCAGGCGTTCGGTCGCCCCGAAGATCAGATCCTCATCGAGCCGGTCTTCGCCCAGTTCGTCCAGGTGCAGTCGGGCAAGATCATCGAGGGCATCCCCGCCCTCTTTGGCGGTATCGGCGTCACCGCTCCCAACCTGGTAGCCAACGCAGGCTGGTTGCAGTCGCTCAACGCCAACGGCTCGCCCATCTTCCTGCCCATCGGCCCCGGTGACTTTTTGGTGCATCACGCCATCGCCCTGGGCCTGCACACGACGACCCTGATTCTGGTCAAAGGTGCCCTCGACGCACGCGGTTCCAAGCTGATGCCCGACAAAAAGGACTTCGGCTTTGCCTTCCCCTGCGACGGTCCTGGCCGGGGCGGCACCTGCGACATCTCCGCCTGGGATTCCTTCTATCTCGCCATGTTCTGGATGCTCAACACGATCGGTTGGGTGACGTTCTACTGGCACTGGAAGTGGATCTCGATCTGGGGAGACAACATCTCCCAGTTCAACAACAGCTCGACGTACCTGATGGGTTGGTTGCGAGATTATCTCTGGGCCAACTCTGCCCCGCTCATCGGCGGTTACACCCCGGCGGCGGGCACCAACGCCATCTCGGTCTGGGCCTGGATGTTCCTGTTCGGCCATCTGGTCTGGGCGACCGGCTTCATGTTCCTCATCTCCTGGCGCGGCTACTGGCAGGAGTTGATCGAGACCCTGGTCTGGGCCCACGAGCGCACCCCGCTCGCCAACCTCGTCCGCTGGAAGGACAAGCCGGTAGCGATGTCGATCGTTCAGGGCCGCCTGGTCGGTCTCGCCCACTTCACCGTGGGGTATATCCTGACCTACGCTGCCTTCTTGATCGCTTCGACAGCCTCCCTCTACCCGAGGTAA
- a CDS encoding glycine betaine ABC transporter substrate-binding protein, which produces MRTLRLVWLFLLVLQPLAWAEGPLKVGSKRFTESYILAEIVRAQAEGPGRTQAIHRQGLGNTGILYAALRAGEIDLYPEYTGTIDREILKNTAPASLATLNRQLAPLGLGAAVPFGFDDTYALAMREEQAQKLGIRTLTDLSRHLELQFGLSQEFLNRADGWPGVRRVYGLNAQPRAIEHGLAYEAIATGQIDVIDIYSTDAKIERYHLRVLEDDRHFFPAYGAVLLYRLDLPRRLPAAWAAIGQLEGKISARQMIQMNADAELRGESFAAIASQFLGNGAPDPAATGFIAQLFGPDFGRLTFQHLLLVFVSLLFGVIAGVPIGILAASRPALSQTILAGVGLIQTIPSLALLAFLIPVLQQIGTLPALVALFLYSLLPIVRNTYAGLTDIPPNLRESGMALGLPALARLRLIELPLASRTILAGIKTAAVINVGTATIAAFIGAGGFGERIATGLALNDNATLLSGAIPAAALALVVQFGFDLAEHWIVPAGLRNQ; this is translated from the coding sequence TTGCTCGTCCTCCAGCCCCTTGCCTGGGCCGAAGGTCCGTTAAAAGTGGGCTCCAAGCGCTTCACCGAGTCCTATATTCTGGCGGAGATCGTCCGTGCCCAGGCCGAAGGTCCGGGCAGGACCCAGGCCATTCACCGCCAGGGGCTGGGCAATACGGGCATTCTTTATGCTGCCCTGCGGGCCGGAGAAATCGACCTCTACCCGGAGTACACCGGCACGATCGACCGCGAGATCCTCAAAAACACGGCTCCGGCAAGTCTGGCCACCCTCAACCGCCAGCTTGCCCCCCTGGGCCTGGGCGCAGCGGTGCCCTTTGGCTTTGACGACACCTACGCCCTCGCGATGCGCGAGGAGCAGGCCCAAAAGCTCGGCATCCGTACTCTCACAGACTTGAGCCGCCATCTCGAACTGCAATTCGGCCTGTCGCAGGAATTTTTGAACCGGGCGGACGGCTGGCCCGGTGTGCGGCGGGTCTACGGCCTGAACGCCCAGCCCCGCGCCATCGAGCACGGCCTCGCCTACGAGGCGATTGCCACCGGCCAGATCGATGTAATCGACATCTACTCGACCGACGCCAAGATCGAGCGCTATCACCTGCGGGTGCTCGAAGACGACCGCCACTTCTTTCCGGCCTACGGGGCGGTGCTCCTTTACCGGCTGGATCTCCCCCGGCGGTTACCGGCAGCCTGGGCAGCCATCGGCCAGCTCGAAGGCAAGATCAGCGCCCGACAGATGATCCAGATGAACGCCGACGCCGAACTGCGCGGCGAATCTTTTGCTGCGATTGCCTCTCAGTTTCTTGGAAACGGTGCCCCCGACCCGGCTGCGACCGGCTTTATCGCTCAATTATTTGGGCCGGATTTTGGCCGCCTCACCTTCCAGCACCTGTTGCTCGTCTTTGTCTCGCTTTTATTTGGCGTCATCGCCGGTGTGCCCATCGGTATCCTGGCCGCCTCCCGCCCCGCCCTCTCCCAGACGATCCTGGCTGGGGTCGGGCTTATCCAGACCATTCCTTCGCTCGCCCTGCTCGCCTTCTTGATCCCGGTGCTGCAGCAAATCGGCACCCTTCCCGCCCTGGTCGCCCTGTTTCTTTACTCGCTCTTACCTATCGTGCGCAACACCTACGCGGGGCTCACCGATATTCCGCCCAACCTGCGCGAGTCGGGCATGGCCCTGGGCCTGCCGGCTCTTGCGCGCCTGCGGCTCATCGAATTGCCCCTCGCCTCCCGGACGATCCTGGCTGGGATCAAGACAGCGGCGGTGATCAACGTCGGCACCGCCACGATCGCCGCCTTTATCGGCGCGGGGGGCTTTGGCGAGCGCATCGCTACCGGCCTCGCCCTCAACGACAATGCCACCCTCCTCAGTGGAGCGATCCCGGCGGCAGCTCTCGCCCTCGTCGTCCAGTTCGGCTTCGATCTGGCCGAGCACTGGATCGTGCCTGCCGGGCTGCGCAACCAGTAG